Genomic window (Sediminispirochaeta smaragdinae DSM 11293):
TTGCGATTGAGAAGCTGAGGAGAAGGGAGACGGGTAAGAACATCGTCGATACAGGATACGGCGGCTTTGCATCCCCGAAGACGGAAGAGGGCCTCGGAATAGTTGATTATCGGTTCCGGCTCTTCCGGCAAAAGCTGTTTTGCATGCTCAAAGAGATCCAATGCCTCAGCATCCTTTCTTTCATCAAGCAAAATCAGCCCCAAAAGATTCCAGTTCCAGCCGTTCTCCCGGTCCAGTTCGAGGGCCCGGCGGGCCTCCTCCTCATTTCCTTTGCCGGAAAGATAACCTATCTCTGCCCGCTTAAAACGATAGAGGGGATAATCAGGTTCCAGGGCAAGCGCAGCATCTGTCAAAGTGGCGGCGGAGGCGAGATCATTCCTGCGCAGGTCGAGAAGAGCGCAAAGATAGTAGACCGCGCTGTCGCCGCACCCCCTTTCGACAAGGGGACGAAGCAGAGCCTCGGCACGATCCCAATTTCCATCCTCAAAAGCGATCTTGCCCTCAATGGCAAGGGCCTCGGGATCGTCGGGCGCATAGCGACGAATGGCGGCAATGGCCCGGTCGAGTTCGTCCCAGGCCTGTTGTCGATAAAGTTCACCGGCGGCCTTTCGATACATTGCAAGCGCCTCCGTGTTCTTCCCGCTTCGTTCAAAAGAGGCTGCAGCGTTCAGGGCAAACTGGCTGACAGAGGGATCCCCCTCAAAGGCACGACGGTACAAGTCCGCGGCTTGGTCAAAGCGTCCCAGGGAAGAAAGGGCGTTACCACGAAGGTTGAGCAAAGCAGAGGGCAAAGGCTTTTGAGCTTCCATCGTATCGAGAAGCTCGAGAAGTTCATCGATACGCCCCTGGAGATAGAGAACCGCGGTCTTTTCCCTGAGAGCCTCTTCCATGTCCGGATCGCCTTCAAGAATTCGCTCTATGTGCAAAAGCGCAGAATCGTAAAAACCAAGAGAAAGATAGCATTCAGCCAAAAGCAGCTCTTCTTCGGGGAGGGGGGCACGTCCGGCAAAGGCACGTTTCAATTGGGTAAGAGCGGGCCCAAAGTTACCAAAATCGAAAAATCGACGGGCAAGAACAATCCGCTGCTCAGGGGAAGGCCTTATTGCACGGGTCCAGCGAAGATACTCAATCTCGACCTCCACCGGTCGTGATTCGACCAGCAGTGAGAGGAAACGGACCTCCCTTTGACCACCGTCTTGGGGAATAGGGGCATGATAACGCTGGGCAGCCAGGGCAATATAGCCGCTTCGTCCGCCGTCGTCCTCCACCTCTCCAGCCCACGCCCCGTCGATAAAGAAGGTAAAGGAGGTTCCTCTGGCAATCAACTTCAACGTCACCTTGCGAAAACCGGATGACCCCTCCTTTTCCGCAGCCCATGGCCCCCGGGGAGCGGCGGTCCAGGGAATCAACGTTCTCGGATGACCGTTAAACACGAAATCGAAACGGAACATTCCTGTATCGCTCACAAGAACATAGTAAAAAGAATCCTCGGAAATTTTCCGTAATAGAAGACCGGCGGAATAGTTCATTCCTTCTCCACCGGAGGGAATGGCCATCTCGAGTTCCACAAGAACATCATCATATTGGTAGAGTTGATCCTGGGCCCAGGCGAAAAAATCCGGCTTATCCAGCTCAAGAGAAAAATACCCCTCCCTGTAGGCGGCCCGGTACCCTGCCCCTCCTCCAACATCAAAGCGTCTATGAGCCTCCTTTTCCGAAAATGAGGTTTCCCAACGCTCCGTCACAATGCTTCCGGCTTCCGGCTTTCGAGAAAAGAGGCGCAAAAGCAGGCGGTTGGTTCTGCGTATGAGTTGTTCAAAGGGTCTGAGTGCCATTGCGCATCAGTATACGGAGCACAGCCGTTTCCGTCCAGCTGCTCCTTGTGGTATGATAGGAGCAACGCAAAGGGATGGAGGAAGCATGGCTGATGTAAAGGTGCTCTCGGTCGGTGGGTCGATTCTGGCCCCATCGGAACCGGATGTCCTGTTTATACGGAATTTTCTGGCGGTATTGCAGGAATATCTTGAAGAACAAGAAGAACGGCGACTGATTTTGGTAAGTGGAGGAGGTGCCCCGGCGAGGGTCTATCAGCAGGCCTATCGACAGATTCTCCAGCCGAAGATCGGCAGCAGCGATGATCAGGATATGATCGGCATCGCCGCAACCCGGCTCAACGCACAGCTGCTTCGGGGTGTACTGGGGGATCTCTGTAAAGACGAGGTGGTCACCGATCCTTCCGCAGACTTTCCCTTTACCGGGAGGGTGCTTGTGGCGGCCGGCTGGAAACCGGGCTTTTCAACGGATAACGATGCGGTGGTTCTTGCAAAGCGTTTTGCGGCCGACACCGTTGTAAACCTTTCGAATATCGCGAAAATCTACTCTGCCGACCCCAAACTCGATCCTTCGGCTCGCCCCCTCGACAGAATCAGCTGGGCTGATTTTCGGAAGATGGTGGGCGACGAGTGGACTCCCGGTAAGAATCTTCCCTTTGATCCCGTCGCCGCAAAGCTCGGTGAGGCAATCGGTCTAAGGGTCATCACCGCCGAGGGAAGAAACATTGAGAATCTGAAGCACATCCTGGCAGGAGAGCCCTTCGAAGGCAGCATCATCGAGCCGTAACAGAGGCTTCAGCAGTGCCAGACGGGTCGGGAAAAGGCCGAAGGAAAGGGATTATCTCTCGTAAAATCGGGAATCCAGGGGCGTTCGTCCCCTGATTCCTGGATAAACCCCTCTTCGATACCAAGCTCGTCGAGGAAGTCCACAAGCTCATCGTACTGTGCTTCGTCGATCACCGGGCCGTCATCCCCCCCGTCGATATCCACAAACTGCACCATAAGCGAGAGCAGGGTCTTATCGGCAAGATGCTCCGCATACCAGCGAAGAAGCTCCTTGCTCTCCTCTATAAGGCCCGGCATCACGAGATGACGAACAATCACCCCCCGTACCAAACGGCCATGTTTATACTCGAGGGGATGGGAGCGGCTCATGCGTTCGACGGCAGCCCTTGCGACGGCCGGATAGTCGGGGGCCCGGAAAAGGCGGCGGGCACGCTCGGAAGAGAGGGTTTTCAGATCGGGAAGATGGATATCGATAAGCGGCTCGATAAGGTCGAGCGTCGAAAGGCTCTCATATCCCGATCCGTTCCAGACCACAGGAATCTTTACAGAAGCCATCTCCAGGGCCGTGACCACCGAAGGGGCGCAATGAGCGGCGGTAACGAGATCTATTGTCTCGGCCCCCTCCTTTTCAAGACGGGAAAAAAGTCCGGCAAGCTCCTCTACGGTAAGTTCTCCGCCATAGCCTCCGCTACTTATTTGCCTGTTCTGACAAAAATTACAGCCGAGCGAACAACCGGTAAAAAAGAGCGCACCGCTACCCTTCTCTCCGGCGATGGGAGGCTCTTCCCCGCGGTGCAGGACGGCACAGGCCGCCCGAACGACCACGCCCTCTCCGCAGATCCCGCGAACAAGGGAGCTCCGATCAACGCCGCAGTTGCGGGGACAGAGGTGGCAGTTACGATAATAAGCGGAAAGCTCTTCATCTTTCATCGACTCCTACCATATCGAAAAAGCAGATTTCGGAACAGAGCGGCTCCCGGCAGAAAGAAGAGACAGAAAGGGAAAGAAGCTTGACCGAAGAGAAGAGGGCGCCTACACTGATGCAAGAAGAACCAAGTCGAAAAGCCAAAGTGAGGGAGAGCCCTGTCGTTGAAATTGCTGGTTGTGGTATTGAACAAGGAAGAGTTACTCGACGAGGTACTCTCGGCCTATGTTGAAGCGGGTATCGACGGCGCTACTATTCTCGATTCGGAGGGTATGGGAAGATTTCTCACCTACGAAGTGCCTTTGTTTGCCGACTTCAAGAGCTTTATGAAAGGAAACAAACCCTATAATAAAACCATCTTTTCCGTGGTCCGGAAAGAAGCGGCAATCGGACGCCTGCGAAAACTTCTCGATTCGGTGGTGGGGGGGCTTTCGGAGCCGGGGACCGGTATCATGTTTACCCTTCCCGTCGACTTTGCAGCGGGTTTGGTTGGAATGGAGGAAACGGGTGAAAACCATTGCGACGATGCTTGAGGAAGGTGTCATCGATCTTTCCCTGAAAGCAAGCCGAAAAAAACAGGCTATCAAAGAACTTGCCGCTCTTCTCGCCGGAACGGGAAAGGTTTCCGACTGTGAAAAGATTGCAAAAGCGGTGCTCGCACGGGAAAAGGTGGCATCCACCGGTATCGGCCATGGAATTGCAATTCCCCATAAGCTAAGCCCATCGGTACAAGAGACGGTGATGGTCTTCGGACGAAGCAAAGAGGGAATTGCATTTGATGCAATCGATCGAAAACCGGCCCACTTGCTTTTTTTCATCGTCGGTCCTGAAAACTCGAGTGCAGATCATCTGAAACTCTTAAGCAGGCTCAGCAGGCTTTTGACCCAGGAATCCTTCCGCGATCAATTGATGGAGGCCCGATCGCCCGAGGAGGTCGTGGCTCTTTTCAGAAACAACGAGGAATCATGAACCTTTACCGTAAATGGTCCTTTGTCAGGATGCTCCTCACCAGCTTATATCTTTTTCCCGCCTGGCTCCTTTTTACCTGGTCGATGGAACCAGCAAACCTTATTATGGGCGCTCTTTTCTCTCTCCTTATCGCGAGCCTTACCTATCCCCTTTTTATCGATCAGAGCGAGGCAGGGAGAAGGAGCCTTTTACCAAAGGTACCTCTATTGCTAATCTACCTTCTTCTGGTGGCCTGGAAAATGTATATCTCAAGTTTTCAGGTTGTCTGGAAGATCATTCGGGGACGCTATAACCCAAGGATCGTCCACTTCCGTACCCGCCTTTCTTCGGATACAGCCCGTACCGTGCTGGCGAACTCCATCACCATGACCCCCGGAACCATCACCGTCGATATGAACGACGATCACCTAATCGTCCACTGGCTTGATGCTCCGACAACCCATTCCCGTTATGCCGGAGAACTTATCAAGGGAAATATGGAAAGGCTCCTGCGCCGTATCTGGATATGAGGTGTTTCTATGGATATTTTTGCTTCCGCCCCTCCTGTTTCGCTGCTTCTTGATCTCATGCTCGCCTTCCTGCTCGGCTCTGCTTTGATCAGCATGATAAGAGTCGTGATAGGTCCAAGTGCCGCAGACAGGATGATAGGTCTCAACCTGGTCAGCGGCCAGATTCTTGCCCTCCTGGTTCTTCTTGCCGTCAGAGGGGGGCATGGAATCTACCTCGACGTAGCCTTGGTCTACGACATCTTCGGCTTTGTCGGACTCCTGGCGATTACCCACTACCTGCAGAGAAAAGGAGAAGGAGAGTGAGCTGGATAACAGCGTTCTTTTTTCTTCTGGGCGCCCTCTTTGCCCTTATGGGGAATCTCGGGACCCTCCTTTTTCCCGATGTCTATACGAGGCTCCAGGCCGCTTCTACCTGCAGCACCACCACGGTCTTTTCGATCATGGTAGGCTCCCTTTTCATAACAGGCTTTTCACTGATGGGCGGGAAGATTCTGGTTATCACCCTCTTTTTCATGGTATCAAGCCCCGTATCCGGCCATATCATTGCCCGCTATGCATGGCGTAGCGGACAGGTTCCTTGGAGGCGGCCGACATGGAAGCGATAGCAATAAGTGTCACCCTCGGGATGCTGGTGATCGTATCTATTACAGCCCTGCTGGCAAAGCGCCTTTTGGTTTCGGTGATTTTGATGTCGGTATTCAGCCTCCTTTCCGCCCTGCTTTTTTACCTTTGCGATGCACCCGACGTGGCAATAACCGAGGCAGCCGTCGGAGCAGGAGTCTCTACCTTCATCTATGTATGGGCGATTCATAAAACCAGCCACATCGATGATGACGGAAAGGAAGAATCGTGAGCAGCGGATTCAAGACCGACATTCTCGACACCGTCGGCAGAAAACTGGGCCCCTACGTTCTTCTCTTCGGTTGCTACATGATAAGTTATGGCCATGTAAGCCCAGGCGGTGGTTTTCAGGGAGGCGTGGTTTTGGCCTCGGGGGGGATGCTGATACTTCTTGGCTGTCGTGAGGACCGGATCGAGGGGGTGTTCCCTTTTCCGGTCTTAGGCCTTGCCGAGGCCTTCGGTTTTCTTATCTTCCTTGGCATAGGGATCTCAGGTATCCTTTTCGCTGGCTTCTTTTTAGCCTCACCCTTCGATTCCGCAGCCGAAAGCAAGAGTGTAATTCCCTGGTTTATCTATATGCTGAATATGGTGATAGGCATGAAAGTCGGAGCGGGAGTCGGTCTTATATGCATCGCCCTCCTTCAAAAAAGTTGAGACGAAATTGAACTTGATAAAGATTACTGATGTGTGGTATGTTTTCGAAAGCTTGCCGGCGTGGCGAAATTGGTAGACGCAGCAGACTCAAAATCTGCCGCCTTCACGGGTGTATCGGTTCGAGTCCGATCGCCGGCACTATACATCCCTTCCAGCTTGCCTATTTTCCCTGA
Coding sequences:
- a CDS encoding radical SAM protein gives rise to the protein MKDEELSAYYRNCHLCPRNCGVDRSSLVRGICGEGVVVRAACAVLHRGEEPPIAGEKGSGALFFTGCSLGCNFCQNRQISSGGYGGELTVEELAGLFSRLEKEGAETIDLVTAAHCAPSVVTALEMASVKIPVVWNGSGYESLSTLDLIEPLIDIHLPDLKTLSSERARRLFRAPDYPAVARAAVERMSRSHPLEYKHGRLVRGVIVRHLVMPGLIEESKELLRWYAEHLADKTLLSLMVQFVDIDGGDDGPVIDEAQYDELVDFLDELGIEEGFIQESGDERPWIPDFTRDNPFPSAFSRPVWHC
- a CDS encoding monovalent cation/H+ antiporter complex subunit F, with amino-acid sequence MDIFASAPPVSLLLDLMLAFLLGSALISMIRVVIGPSAADRMIGLNLVSGQILALLVLLAVRGGHGIYLDVALVYDIFGFVGLLAITHYLQRKGEGE
- a CDS encoding PTS sugar transporter subunit IIA yields the protein MKTIATMLEEGVIDLSLKASRKKQAIKELAALLAGTGKVSDCEKIAKAVLAREKVASTGIGHGIAIPHKLSPSVQETVMVFGRSKEGIAFDAIDRKPAHLLFFIVGPENSSADHLKLLSRLSRLLTQESFRDQLMEARSPEEVVALFRNNEES
- a CDS encoding Na(+)/H(+) antiporter subunit B, which gives rise to MEAIAISVTLGMLVIVSITALLAKRLLVSVILMSVFSLLSALLFYLCDAPDVAITEAAVGAGVSTFIYVWAIHKTSHIDDDGKEES
- a CDS encoding MnhB domain-containing protein; this translates as MSSGFKTDILDTVGRKLGPYVLLFGCYMISYGHVSPGGGFQGGVVLASGGMLILLGCREDRIEGVFPFPVLGLAEAFGFLIFLGIGISGILFAGFFLASPFDSAAESKSVIPWFIYMLNMVIGMKVGAGVGLICIALLQKS
- a CDS encoding Na+/H+ antiporter subunit E, coding for MNLYRKWSFVRMLLTSLYLFPAWLLFTWSMEPANLIMGALFSLLIASLTYPLFIDQSEAGRRSLLPKVPLLLIYLLLVAWKMYISSFQVVWKIIRGRYNPRIVHFRTRLSSDTARTVLANSITMTPGTITVDMNDDHLIVHWLDAPTTHSRYAGELIKGNMERLLRRIWI
- a CDS encoding tetratricopeptide repeat protein, whose product is MALRPFEQLIRRTNRLLLRLFSRKPEAGSIVTERWETSFSEKEAHRRFDVGGGAGYRAAYREGYFSLELDKPDFFAWAQDQLYQYDDVLVELEMAIPSGGEGMNYSAGLLLRKISEDSFYYVLVSDTGMFRFDFVFNGHPRTLIPWTAAPRGPWAAEKEGSSGFRKVTLKLIARGTSFTFFIDGAWAGEVEDDGGRSGYIALAAQRYHAPIPQDGGQREVRFLSLLVESRPVEVEIEYLRWTRAIRPSPEQRIVLARRFFDFGNFGPALTQLKRAFAGRAPLPEEELLLAECYLSLGFYDSALLHIERILEGDPDMEEALREKTAVLYLQGRIDELLELLDTMEAQKPLPSALLNLRGNALSSLGRFDQAADLYRRAFEGDPSVSQFALNAAASFERSGKNTEALAMYRKAAGELYRQQAWDELDRAIAAIRRYAPDDPEALAIEGKIAFEDGNWDRAEALLRPLVERGCGDSAVYYLCALLDLRRNDLASAATLTDAALALEPDYPLYRFKRAEIGYLSGKGNEEEARRALELDRENGWNWNLLGLILLDERKDAEALDLFEHAKQLLPEEPEPIINYSEALFRLRGCKAAVSCIDDVLTRLPSPQLLNRKGNILSTSHRYDEAADAYLAAARDEPANPLWRENGAAALLAADRVPEAERILARLLEEEPTALRYRLTGQAAFRTGEYSRALSAFQAAVESDPEDLLCRTDLAEMLMVRGRYSEADEQLSIAERAADGVDFPQIGALRRRLRDEGGEEYRCAGCGRSWWVPADAEAPDRLRLKGEPPAEAPAGKCPSCGAVFCVACGMEHLSEGRFHCPVCNVPLKLNDAGLRYLVMHLVSAGKDGRKGPSLTNGPRSV
- the mnhG gene encoding monovalent cation/H(+) antiporter subunit G, whose translation is MSWITAFFFLLGALFALMGNLGTLLFPDVYTRLQAASTCSTTTVFSIMVGSLFITGFSLMGGKILVITLFFMVSSPVSGHIIARYAWRSGQVPWRRPTWKR
- the pyrH gene encoding UMP kinase; its protein translation is MADVKVLSVGGSILAPSEPDVLFIRNFLAVLQEYLEEQEERRLILVSGGGAPARVYQQAYRQILQPKIGSSDDQDMIGIAATRLNAQLLRGVLGDLCKDEVVTDPSADFPFTGRVLVAAGWKPGFSTDNDAVVLAKRFAADTVVNLSNIAKIYSADPKLDPSARPLDRISWADFRKMVGDEWTPGKNLPFDPVAAKLGEAIGLRVITAEGRNIENLKHILAGEPFEGSIIEP
- a CDS encoding P-II family nitrogen regulator, whose amino-acid sequence is MKLLVVVLNKEELLDEVLSAYVEAGIDGATILDSEGMGRFLTYEVPLFADFKSFMKGNKPYNKTIFSVVRKEAAIGRLRKLLDSVVGGLSEPGTGIMFTLPVDFAAGLVGMEETGENHCDDA